Genomic DNA from Nomascus leucogenys isolate Asia chromosome 10, Asia_NLE_v1, whole genome shotgun sequence:
TATCTCTTAGCCTCTCTTCATATTTCtcacctactttttttttgagttggaatctGAGTGATTTCTTCAGATGTGTCTTCCAGTTCATCAGTTCCTTCTTTGGCTGTTCCTAATGTGCTGTTTAACAACCTATTATTTCAATACTTACATTTTCCCTTTAGAAGAGTTTAATTTGGTTCCTTTGCAACTCTACCCAGTCATCTGAAGGAAGTCTGATGTCACCTGTTCTGTGATTACAGCTTTCATTTCCTTAGTCATTTAACACATAATTGACAGCACCAATTTCTGAAGTCTTTGAGACCTAAACTTGACTGTTGTTTTTCTGTTAACTCTCCTTTATGGTGATTTGTTTCCTTATGCATTTGGTGATTTTGCCTGTGAGCTCATATgaatttgctcctttttttttttttttttgacaaggtctcgctctgtgctggagtgcagtggcatgatctcagctcactgtaacctccacatcctgggctcaacccatcctcccacctcagccttcacagtagctgggactacaggcgtgcaccaccacccctggttttgtattttttgtagaggtgggggttttgccatgttgcccaggctggtctcaaacttgtgagctcaaaccatccacccaccttggcctcccaaagtgctgagacttacaggtgcgagccactgcacccagccctgctcTTAATTTTTGGAAAATCTTGGGTCCTGAATTGAGGATTCTTTCCTCCAGGAGGACTTTGGTTTTCTCCTGCAGGAGTCCTTCATCCCCCTCTAGATTCCTTCTATAACCTAGGGAGCTCAGGCTCAACAGATACCCCTGAATGTTCCCAGCCCAATCAGGAGTGTCTGCCTGgtacattctgtttctttttctttgagactgagtttcactcttatcccccaggctagagtgcaatggtgcagtctcggcccaccgcaacctccgctcccCATGTTCaagccattctactgcctcagcctctcaagtagctgggattacaggcacccgctaccacgcccggctaatttttgtatttttagtagagatggggtttcactatgttggccaggctggtctcaaactcctgatctcaggtgatccgcctgcctcggcctcccaaagtgctgggactataggcgtgagccaccgctccaaCCTTGTTTCTTATGAAGAGTGCTGTGTAACTAGAGCACAAAATTGTCCTTGTGCCTGGCTCAGGGCCTGGCAGACCCTTGTGCATTCCTACTTGGGGAGCAAACGGATGCCTGAGGGATGGGGGGTTAGGGAACAGAGTGGCCTTAGAGACCCTAGGAATTCACTCTACTCGGTCCTCTTCTTATTGTCCCCAGGTCTGGCCAGCATGACCCAGAACTTAGAGCCACTTCTGAAGAAGCAGGGCTGGGACTGGGCGTGAGTCCTGGGAAGGGGGGAGAGGGGCAAGGGCAGGCTGGGACCCTCCCAGGGTCCCCCAGGCAGGCTCGTGACCTGGTGTTCTCCTAGGCTCCCTGTGGCCAAGCTGGCTATCCGCATGGGGCTGGCGGTGGTGGGCTCTGTGCTGGGTGCCTTCCTCACCTTCCCAGGCCTGCGGCTGGCCCAGACCCACCGGGACGCGCTGACCATGTCGGAGGACCGGCCCATGCTGCAGTTAAGTGGGTcgcttggtgggtggggggattAGGAAGCTTAAGGGAGAGACTGGAGGAGAGGGGGTGCCCAGGCCTCACTCTCTCATGCCCTCACCCCCCAGGTTCCTCCTGCACACCAGCTTCCTGTCTCCTCTGTTCATCCTGTGGCTCTGGACAAGGCCCATTGCACGGGACTTCTTGCACCAGCCGCCGTTTGGGGAGACGCGTTTCTCCCTGTGCGTATTGGGTGGGGCTAGGAGGTAACTGGGACTCCCCTGGGTGCCCCAGCCTCTGAGATTCAGGGAGGAGCCTGGGGAAGATTCTGGGGGGTCGGAGGCGGCCTTCTTAGTCCCTTGCCGCCGCCCCTCTCCGCACAGGCTGTCCGACTCTGCCTTCGACTCCGGGCGCCTCTGGTTGCTGGTGGTGCTGTGCCTGCTGCGGCTGGCGGTGACCCGGCCCCACCTGCAGGCCTacctgtgcctggccaaggcccGCGTGGAGCAGCTGCGAAGGGAGGCTGGCCGCATCGAAGCCCGTGAAATCCAGCGGAGGGTATGGACGCCCCGATGACCTAGGCCAGCGGGAACTTGGGGCTCAGGATGGGGTTCCTGGTCCTTTGGGCGTGGAGTCGTCCCAAACCCAGAAGGCCTCCTGCTGCAGCCACCCCCGCTACCTGCCCACAGGTGGTCCGAGTCTACTGCTATGTGACCGTGGTGAGCTTGCAGTACCTGACGCCGCTCATCCTCACCCTCAACTGCACACTTCTGCTTAAGACGCTGGGTGAGATGCTACGGTGTGGGAGTGGAGGAGGGGCGGGGCTGGAAGATAAAACGAGTGGAGGTGGAGTCTGGAGGGGCCCGGAGGAGGAGGCGGGGACTGTGGTGAGGCAGGGTCTGAGCAGGAGGTGGAGTTTGGGATGGGGTTTGCcttaggaggtggagcctgggaAGGGGTTGGGTCTTggcaggaggtggggcctggggaaggggcagggcacGTAGTGAGGCAGGATCTGAGCAGGAGGTGGGGCCTAAGGTAGGGCTTGCCTTGGACAGGGGGCAGCGCCTGAGGGGGTAGAGGTTGGGCAGGAGGTGGAGTCTGAGACAGGGGTGGGAGTGTCTGGAGGAATGGGCCCGGACCCCCAGGCCAGCCCTGTCCCTCGCCCCCTCCCCTGTTTCTCCACTCATACCTCGCTTCATCCTCTTCTCCTAGGAGGCTATTCCTGGGGCCTGGGCCCAGCTCCTCTACTATCCCCCGACCCATCCTCAGACAGCGCTGCCCCCATCGGCTCCGGGGAGGACGAAGTCCAGCAGACTGCAGCGCGGATCGCCGGGGCTCTGGGTGGCCTGCTTACGCCCCTCTTCCTCCGTGGCGTCCTGGCCTACCTCATCTGGTGGACGGCTGCCTGCcagctgctctccagcctgtttGGCCTCTACTTCCACCAGCACTTGGCAGGCTCCTAGCTGCCTGCAGACCTTCCTGGGGCCCTGAGGTCTGGTCCTGGGGCAGCGGGACACTAGCCCGCCCTCTCTGTGTGTGCCCCCGTGTCCTCAGCTGCAAGATGGGGCCGGACTCCCCGGCGTTCCCTTCACCACAGTGCCTGAGCCGCGGCCTCCCTTGGACGCCGAGTTTCTGCCTCAGAACTGTCTCTCCTGGGCCCAGCAGCATGAGGGTCCCAAGGCCATTGTTTCTGAAGCCTGTGTGCCAGGTTTGAGTGGTGAGGGTGATGCTGGCTGCTCTTCTGAACAAATAAAGGAGCACGCCGATTTTTACAAACACTGTCCGAGTGGTTTGGGACTCGGGCGTGTGCAGGGTGGTAGCTGCCTTGCATGTCCCTGTGGCACCTGCCCGGGTGCAGGGTGGGGGCCgcgcaggagggagagaggagcagGACTGAGAGGGGAGCAAAGGtctgggaggagaaaggaaagcgAGAAggaggccaggctcggtggctcacgcccgtaatcccaaatcccagcactttgggaggccaaggcgggcagatcacttgaggccagcagttcgagaccagcctggtcaacgcatggtgaaacccagtctttactaaaaatacaaaaattaggcatggtggcgcatgcctgtagttccagctactgaaaAGGATGAGCCAGAagagtctcttgaacctgagaggtggaggctgcagtgagccgagatcatgtcacactccagcctgggtgacagagtgaaactctgtctcaaaaaaaaaaaaaagaaaaggaggaaaaagagaagaaatacaagTGTCCCAGGAAAAGTCCAAAAGCAGGATGGAAGAGACCAAAAATCAGGGGAAGGTGGAGTCCCAACTGAGAGGGCAGGTGAAAGAAACGCACCATGAGGGAGTGCCAGGAGGTCAGACGGGCAGGGAAACCTCAGAGGAAAACCAGTTTGAGGAAATGGGAGGGCGGGGAGCCCATGGTGATGACAGCATCTGCCACAGGTATGCAGGTGACTTTGCATAGAGGTCACACACAGGGAGGGGCATATTGAGGCCTTGGTGACCCAGAGAAGGGATGTGGGGCTGTCGTGGACTCTGAAATTGTCCTGTAGCTGTGACTCCagggtgtgtgcacatgtgtgttatAATGTAAGGTgcaggctgggcaccgtggctcacacctgtaacccaacactttgggaggccgaggcagtccgatcacctgaggtcaggagttcaagaccagcctgaccaacatagtgaaaccctgtctctactaaaatacaaaaaaaattagccaggcgtggtggcacgcacttgtaatcccagcctctcgggaggctgagacaggagaatcgcttgaacctgggaggcggaggttgcagtgagccaagatcatgccattgcactccagtctgggtgacagagtgagactctgtctcaaaaacaaagacaatgtAAGGTGCATATGTAACCTTTTTGTATAAGTAAGATGTATATAGACAGTTCCCTGACTTAGAACGGTTtacgatttttcttttttaaaaatttcatcaggccgggtatggtggctcacatctgtaatcccagcactttgggaggccgaggcggtggatcaaggtcaagagtttgagctcagcctggccaacatggtgaaaccccatccctactaaaaatacaaacattagccgggtgtggtggcaggtgcctgtaatcccagctactcaggaggctgaggcaggggaatcgcttgaacccctgaggctgaggttgcagtgagccgagatcacgccattgcactccagcctgggtgacagagtgagactctgtctcaaaataaataaataaataaaaataggaaagataGAAGGGGGTGGTTGAGGTCTTTGTGTGTGGCTCAGAgggaagataaataatttttgtgtgtgtgtatttttattttttttttttttttgagacggagtctcgctctgtcacacaggctggagtgcagtggtgagatctcggctcactgcaacctccgcctcccgggttcaagcgattctcctgtctcagtctctcgagtagctgggattacaggcgcccagcaccatgctcagctaatttttgtatttttagtacagacggggtttcaccatattggccaggctggtctcgaagtcttgacctcaggtgatctgcccgccttagcctcccaaagtgtggagattaaaggcatgaaccaccacacccggctgagaTACCATTTTTTACTTGTCAGATTATGGAAGATCAAATATGGGTGAGAGTATGTGGTGTAAATCTATATGATCTATTTGCAGGTATACCTGGCATTCCTATTCTTTTTTGGATAGGTTCCCCCCAAAGATGACCCCAAAAGGACTTAGAGCTAGTGGTTTACCTGGGAGGTGTCCCCAGGCAGCCCCCATGGCGGGTGAGAGCTGAGACAAGGAGGGAAGGTGCCTTGCAGGGGGCACCAATGAGCAGGTGACACTGTGGGCAACCCAGGCTCAGTCCTGCTGGGGGCCTTAGGGGGGCAGTGTAGAGCAATTATCTCAGGATGATCCCACATCTGGGCATGGGTTAAGCTACTTAGACACCTACCTTCAGTCATCGGCCGCCAGTTGCACCTGGGGTACCGTGTTGTGTTTCTTCAGGACACTCCTAGGCTGCGCGGAATTGCTAATAGCAAAAAGCATttggtggccgggtgtggtggctcacgtctgtaatcccagcactttgggaggccaaagcgggcagatcacctgaggtcaggagttcaagaccagcctagccaacatggtgaaaccccgtctctcctaaaaatataaaaataa
This window encodes:
- the TMEM161A gene encoding transmembrane protein 161A isoform X4, giving the protein MAVLGVQLVVTLLTATLMHRLAPHCSFARWLLCNGSLFRYKHPSEEELRALAGKPRPRGRKERWANGLSEEKPLSVPRDAPFQLETCPLTTVDALVLRFFLEYQWFVDFAVYSGGVYLFTEAYYYMLGPAKETNIAVFWCLLTVAFSIKMFLTVTRLYFSAEEGGERSVCLTFAFLFLLLAMLVQVVREETLELGLEPGLASMTQNLEPLLKKQGWDWALPVAKLAIRMGLAVVGSVLGAFLTFPGLRLAQTHRDALTMSEDRPMLQFLLHTSFLSPLFILWLWTRPIARDFLHQPPFGETRFSLLSDSAFDSGRLWLLVVLCLLRLAVTRPHLQAYLCLAKARVEQLRREAGRIEAREIQRRVVRVYCYVTVVSLQYLTPLILTLNCTLLLKTLGGYSWGLGPAPLLSPDPSSDSAAPIGSGEDEVQQTAARIAGALGGLLTPLFLRGVLAYLIWWTAACQLLSSLFGLYFHQHLAGS
- the TMEM161A gene encoding transmembrane protein 161A isoform X2, which produces MAVLGVQLVVTLLTATLMHRLAPHCSFARWLLCNGSLFRYKHPSEEELRALAGKPRPRGRKERWANGLSEEKPLSVPRDAPFQLETCPLTTVDALVLRFFLEYQWFVDFAVYSGGVYLFTEAYYYMLGPAKETNIAVFWCLLTVAFSIKMFLTVTRLYFSAEEGGERSVCLTFAFLFLLLAMLVQVVREETLELGLEPGLASMTQNLEPLLKKQGWDWALPVAKLAIRMGLAVVGSVLGAFLTFPGLRLAQTHRDALTMSEDRPMLQFLLHTSFLSPLFILWLWTRPIARDFLHQPPFGETRFSLCVLGGARRLSDSAFDSGRLWLLVVLCLLRLAVTRPHLQAYLCLAKARVEQLRREAGRIEAREIQRRVVRVYCYVTVVSLQYLTPLILTLNCTLLLKTLGGYSWGLGPAPLLSPDPSSDSAAPIGSGEDEVQQTAARIAGALGGLLTPLFLRGVLAYLIWWTAACQLLSSLFGLYFHQHLAGS
- the TMEM161A gene encoding transmembrane protein 161A isoform X3, translating into MAVLGVQLVVTLLTATLMHRLAPHCSFARWLLCNGSLFRYKHPSEEELRALAGKPRPRGRKERWANGLSEEKPLSVPRDAPFQLETCPLTTVDALVLRFFLEYQWFVDFAVYSGGVYLFTEAYYYMLGPAKETNIAVFWCLLTVAFSIKMFLTVTRLYFSAEEGGERSVCLTFAFLFLLLAMLVQVVREETLELGLEPVTLCQGLASMTQNLEPLLKKQGWDWALPVAKLAIRMGLAVVGSVLGAFLTFPGLRLAQTHRDALTMSEDRPMLQFLLHTSFLSPLFILWLWTRPIARDFLHQPPFGETRFSLLSDSAFDSGRLWLLVVLCLLRLAVTRPHLQAYLCLAKARVEQLRREAGRIEAREIQRRVVRVYCYVTVVSLQYLTPLILTLNCTLLLKTLGGYSWGLGPAPLLSPDPSSDSAAPIGSGEDEVQQTAARIAGALGGLLTPLFLRGVLAYLIWWTAACQLLSSLFGLYFHQHLAGS
- the TMEM161A gene encoding transmembrane protein 161A isoform X1, whose amino-acid sequence is MAVLGVQLVVTLLTATLMHRLAPHCSFARWLLCNGSLFRYKHPSEEELRALAGKPRPRGRKERWANGLSEEKPLSVPRDAPFQLETCPLTTVDALVLRFFLEYQWFVDFAVYSGGVYLFTEAYYYMLGPAKETNIAVFWCLLTVAFSIKMFLTVTRLYFSAEEGGERSVCLTFAFLFLLLAMLVQVVREETLELGLEPVTLCQGLASMTQNLEPLLKKQGWDWALPVAKLAIRMGLAVVGSVLGAFLTFPGLRLAQTHRDALTMSEDRPMLQFLLHTSFLSPLFILWLWTRPIARDFLHQPPFGETRFSLCVLGGARRLSDSAFDSGRLWLLVVLCLLRLAVTRPHLQAYLCLAKARVEQLRREAGRIEAREIQRRVVRVYCYVTVVSLQYLTPLILTLNCTLLLKTLGGYSWGLGPAPLLSPDPSSDSAAPIGSGEDEVQQTAARIAGALGGLLTPLFLRGVLAYLIWWTAACQLLSSLFGLYFHQHLAGS
- the TMEM161A gene encoding transmembrane protein 161A isoform X5 — encoded protein: MGRGASWAPGLSRVPPAVLRFFLEYQWFVDFAVYSGGVYLFTEAYYYMLGPAKETNIAVFWCLLTVAFSIKMFLTVTRLYFSAEEGGERSVCLTFAFLFLLLAMLVQVVREETLELGLEPVTLCQGLASMTQNLEPLLKKQGWDWALPVAKLAIRMGLAVVGSVLGAFLTFPGLRLAQTHRDALTMSEDRPMLQFLLHTSFLSPLFILWLWTRPIARDFLHQPPFGETRFSLCVLGGARRLSDSAFDSGRLWLLVVLCLLRLAVTRPHLQAYLCLAKARVEQLRREAGRIEAREIQRRVVRVYCYVTVVSLQYLTPLILTLNCTLLLKTLGGYSWGLGPAPLLSPDPSSDSAAPIGSGEDEVQQTAARIAGALGGLLTPLFLRGVLAYLIWWTAACQLLSSLFGLYFHQHLAGS